Sequence from the Mauremys mutica isolate MM-2020 ecotype Southern chromosome 2, ASM2049712v1, whole genome shotgun sequence genome:
GCGCAGGCCTGATTGTGCCCCCTTTCCTCACACTGGTGAGCGCTAGGCCACAGTCCTGCCAGGGCTGTCGCAGGGGCTTTCCGAAAGGATCTGAGCTTCCATTAAATAAGCAAGTTTCTTATCCTTGTGGTGGCTGAGGAAAGCCTGGAGCAAGCGTGACCGGAAGGTACATAGAAAGACCCCctcatttgttctttttttaaaaaaacctcatgatTCTTAAACTGATCTCGTGATTTCCTGAGGCCTGATGCATGGTTTTCAGATGCTTGGCACTCGTAATGCTGACTGCCACTGAAGCCAGCGGGGCCACTTGTGTGTAAGTTGCCATCCTTGTGAGTCTGGTTTGTGTAATTACAGCTACAAACGTGGCTGGATGGCCAGAAAGACCTAATGTGTTGCTTTTAATATATGTAATTGGGTGACTAACAGTGAGTGTAATTCTGTGGCCTAATGGCCCAGCTACTGACTTAGGACTCAGaaatcctgggttctattcctagcctGCTAAATGGCCTTGGGCCGAGCCATTTCACCTCAAGGGTCCGCAGCTGTAAAACAGTGATAGTGGTTCTGACCtcttctaaggcagtggttctcaaaaccagtctgccgcttgttcagggaaagcccctggcgggacAGGACGGTtggtttacctgctgcatctgcaggttcggctgatcgcagctccccctcaccgctccaggccaataggggctgcggaaagggcggccagcacatccctcggcccgcgccacatccctcaaaccgcggccagtgggagccacaatcggctgcACCTGCGGACGCgggaggtaaacaaaccggtccggcccgccaggggctttctctgaacaatcggtggcccgactttgagaaccactgctctaaggcatGTTCAGATCAACAGCTGGAAAAATGCCTGGTGTTACTGATTCCAGTCTGTGTGGTTGTCTTGTATTCGAAGCCAATATTGGTGTGGgttgggttgttggtttttttgctaATTTCTTCCAGTGCTAGCGATCAGGAGGGATGTGTGGTGGGGACACGTTTTGAGACAGAATTATGATTTTTAAGTTGGTGATGTGCCTTTAACGAAAATGGGGGTCAGCTGGTAGGAAAGGCTCCAATCATTTGCTTTCTTCTCTTGTTAACGACTCCACGTATCCTTTGTAGGAAATACTTTTGCCAAAGTTCTCTGTTTCCTTTTTGCTCCCTAATTTTGGACCATGCATTCTGGAGTtagttcaaacaaacaaacaaacacacaaacaacccCCCAGCCAACCTCTTGACTAGGATTGAGTCATTTCTATCAAACGTTTCCATGATCTCAGGGTAAGGATGTTTTGGTTTGAGAGCACAGGGCTCGTGATGCCAGCCGCCACTGCCCACttcttaaattttcaaacaaacaccaTTGTGTTTTCTTCCTTCCTGGTGCACATGCTTGGGAGGTGCTCCCCATAACCAGCCACAAAGTTACCTCATTATCTTCCTTCAACTTGCTCCTCCAAACTCTCCTAAGCCCCTTGGGATAGATGACTTGTACCTCCCCCCATACTGGCGGGGCACAATCTAAGTAGGCCACACACGTGACTGCCCCATGTGTctcctctgcccagtgacccccacaccctgcacccagcCTGGGACTATggtgctctccccaccccatgttACCTGTGGGGGGTGGCCTCCAACTCGCTcggcccctgtccctggcagctggggtggcagtgggctgagctccgccccccCGGCCTACTCAGCCTCTGTCCCCAGCATTGAGCCCAGGCAGAGAGTGGGCCTccgctgcctcccagccaggtcCTCTCAGGCAGAAGTGGCTCCATCTCACTCcctgcctggctgccagggagaccGGTTGAACATGCTGGGGGGCAGAcgcagggagagaaggacagagcccttcTCTCCCCCTGGCAGGCCAATTTGAGGGTGCATTTGACCCCCCCCATGCCTCCCCTATGCGCTGCCTCATCTTTTCATTCGGtgtatgtacagctcctagcacagtggggtcctggtccatgagtagGGTTCCTAGGTGCCACGatcatacaaataattaataatacttaagCAGAAGTGGCTTCCGTGCCTCGCTCTGACACACACATCCTGTGTGATCTTGTGCAGAGCCAATTccaagcctcagtttcccccatctgtaaaactgctgcgtgaccttgggcaagtcgttGTATGTggtctgtgcctgtttccccacCTATAGGGGAACTAAGGCCCAGAGAGTAAAAATGACTTCCCTAAAGTCACAAAGGAAGTTGGGGGCAAGGAGGAATTGAACCTAGAGCTGGCGACCCAGTTCTTTAAGCAAAGATGAAATCCCTAGAGTTACACCGCTGTAAAACTCATGTGAGTGCAGAGCCATGATCAGAGAAAATGGCTTATTGTTCCTTTGACTGACCCACCAGCCTTTCCCCTTCCCGCGTGACTTAGATTCTTGACATCTGCTGTCATCTCTTTTGCTGTATGATGCTACCCTCTAATGCAAGAATAGCCTTCCTGTGCCACGGTGCCCAGTCCGACTCCACACCAGGGAAAGCGGCCTGGGTGCAAATAGCAGCTTTGCCCGTCTGTGCTAGGAGTTTGCATTGGTGCAGCGACACTGGTCCCAGGTCACCAACGGTTGTACAAGGGCAAATCCCCAGTATAGAAAAGGCCCTTGTATAATGCTCCCAGCAGTGTGAGTGGAGCAGGCTGATTAAGTGGCATTTTTACACCCGCTTTGGACAGGTGTAAATGCCTAGCCAGTGAAGAACTAGGCCTGTCATCCTTCCCGCTGCTGGCGTCTCAGCCGGGCAGCAGCGGCACAGATCAGCGTATGCATGGAGTGCCTGGAAGAAGGCACTGGGTGAACGCAGTTTCAGTTCTTCCATTTTTGTTTCAAGCTGGCCAGCACATTTTGAGGATATTTTTTGTCCCCGAGTCACAATCACACACAGCACAGGCTGTACCAGCAAGAGCTgcattaggcctggtctacactggaaagtTATACCAGTATCACTGTGTTGGACAGGGTGAGATTCTGTATGAACATAGTCACGCCAGTACAGCACCCCTGATGTGGACGCAGTTAAACTGGCATAAAGGTACCTTATACCGGTATAGTTTATTCCCCTTTCCATATGGgaatagctatactggtataaagcacAGTTATACCAATACGACTGCGTCCTCCTCACTAGGTCATACTGCAATAACTATACCAGTAGTctcaaaaagaatgaggagtacttgtggcaccttagagactaatttatttgagcataagctttcatgggctacagcccacttcatgggatgcatagactggaacatatagtaaggagatatatatacatacagagaacaagaaaaggtgggagttgccataccctctctaagaggctaattaattaagatagagactgggagtggctgagccattacacacactgAATCTATTCCCCCATggtaagtatcctcacaccttcttgtcaagctgtctgaaatgggccatcttgattatcactacaaaagtttttttctcctgcagatAATTGCTCaacttaattaattagcctctgaGAGTGGGTAggggaactcccaccttttcgtgttctctgtatgtatatatatctccttactatatgttccattctatgcatctgatgaagtgggctgtagcccacaaaagcttatgcccaaataaatgtctctaaggtctctaaggtgccccaagtactcctgttctttttgcggctacagactaacacggctgcgacTCTTATACCAGCATTGTTCACACAACACAGCTTGGACAAGGCCTAAGACAGTAACCTGGGAATGCTTATTAGAAAAGCCCCTTTCTTTTGCAAGTGGAGTTGCATGAGCTGAGGTTTGCACAAAGCTGGCTGTGGGAGAGGCTTAAGGGTTGCCAAAAGGGATGGAAGCATACAGTGTAACCTGATGGAAGGATCTGCTGGAAAATCGCTGTGTGACGATCAGTCTTTCTCAGCTACCCTAACAacatttaggttcctaaatcagtgCATGGAAGCCAAATCGCTGATCTTGTGTGACCTGCTTGCTAGGCATTTTAATGCAAAGAGAGGACAGCTTTAGTGATAACTGGCTCTAATTGGCACTGCAGTGAGGGCTAGTGGAATGAGTAGGAAGGTAGATCATAGAATCCTAgagtctcagggttggaagggacctcaggaggtcatctagtcccaccccctgctcaaagcaggaccaatccccatctaAATCATCCTACCAGTTGCAGAGTTCCAATCCCAGCTCTCTTGCTAAGGAGCTTTGGACAATTTTCAAAAGCCAGGGCAGGTGCTAATAGCCATTTGGGGCCCCATCCAAGGGACTCCGGTAGGATTTGGGGTGACTAAGGGATTTTTAAAGGTGGGTTTTGGAGACGCCTTGTACCCAGTGCTCTGTGGGGTTTTCAGAAGGGCCCATGCAAATTCCTTGGGTGCTCAGGGCTAAGCAGAAACATCCACTAGCATATGTCAATCAGCAGACAGCACACGCTAATGAGGCCTGGACATCCACGGGGGAGCTGTATGAAGGGGGGCTATTTTCAGACACATCTGGAGAGTGGCCCAAACAATAGGGTTTGGGGCAGGTGCGGGCAATGTGGGAAATGAGACCAAGAACAAGGACGGTGAGAGAAAACCAACTACGTGGGCCCAGAAGCTAACACCATACATTAAACAACGACACCCTCCTTCCTCCACCAAGGGAGCCTTGGTGGGAAAGTGCTCAAGAACCTCTCTGCCAATGCAGAGAAGAGGCTGTGTGCTCAGACTGTAACTCCGGGTAGGAGCCATGGCATGAGCCTGAATATTTAGTCACCCCAGGCCTGACCCCCATCCTTGCGTCTCATGCAGCCAGGGAGTCTAGGGACCAACGTGTTTTCTAACAGACTGCAGAGTGTCACCTTGATTCCTTCAGAGGGAGGGACCGTGCTgctctcacctccttctcctcctcctcctctaacTCTCCCTCCAAAAGCAATGCACAGATTGATTATTTATTACCGTGCAAGATAAACACAAATTAAAACAGCGGCAAGGACCCAGCCCATGCTCTTTGTCCTCTGCTGGATTTTCAGGTATTTTAGACTCCATGGCAGCTGAAGAgagagagcagcccccagggagcTTCTGAGCACCTCCTACAGGTGACACGGAGGAAATCGTCACTGCAACTCAACATCCCGCACCCCACCCCTAGTGCTAGAGTGGGACCTGCATTATCTCATAGACCACGGTGAGGTtttctgctgccaccactgcatATGGCCTGTCGTTGGCGTGGATCTCTTGGTGCCTGTTGAGGCTTGATTTGCGGGTGAAGTTCTTCCCGCATTTGGTGCACACGTGGGGCCTTTCCCCGGCGTGGCTCAACTGGTGCCTCTTCAGGTGCCTGATGGCACTGTAGCTCTCCCCGCACTCGGTGCATATGTACGGCCCCTCCCGCGTGTGGATCAGCTGGTGCCTCATGAGGTTGGCCTTCTGGCTGAAGCTCTTGCTGCACTGAGGACAGGTGTAGGGCTCCTCcctggtgtggattctctggtgcgtGATCAGGGTGATCTTCTGCCGGAACCCCTTCCCGCACTCGCTGCATGCGAAGGGCCGCTCCCCCGTGTGGGTCCGGCGGTGCGTGATGAGCTGCGACTTGTCGAtgaagctcttcccgcagtcAGCGCATTTAAAGGGCCGCTCCCccgtgtggatcctctggtgGATGATGATGTTGGATTTCTGGGTGAAGCGCTTGCCGCACTCGGCGCACTTGTACGGCCGCTCCCCCGTGTGGATCCTCTCATGCTGGGAGAGCTGGGACCTCACAAAGAAGCTCTTCTGGCACTGGCTGCACTTGAACGGCCGCTCGTCCCGGTGGGTGCGCTGATGCTTGGTGAGGTTACCTTTCTTGCTGAACTTCTTCCCGCATTCAGAGCACGTGTGAGTCCGCTTCCTCCTCAGGCCTCCCCTTGGGGCGCAGAGCGCTCCCTGGTGGCTTTCCTCAACTTCCGGGCCAGGGGATGGTTCTGCTTTTGTGGTGCTTGTCTTGTGTCTTACGAGATCTCCTGTCAGATTTCCCTCACACCCGTTGGGTTCCTGTGGGCCCCGTCTCCTGA
This genomic interval carries:
- the LOC123364173 gene encoding zinc finger protein 501-like, whose product is MEILKLDAPERLGPCTEYGESTDQMVDLAAHRRAQHGKRDGDEKSTTQLGERARESAKCGKCFVKKGNLTAHRRRWSPEEASGCEGNPTATGDLTAHQRPLRRRGPQEPNGCEGNLTGDLVRHKTSTTKAEPSPGPEVEESHQGALCAPRGGLRRKRTHTCSECGKKFSKKGNLTKHQRTHRDERPFKCSQCQKSFFVRSQLSQHERIHTGERPYKCAECGKRFTQKSNIIIHQRIHTGERPFKCADCGKSFIDKSQLITHRRTHTGERPFACSECGKGFRQKITLITHQRIHTREEPYTCPQCSKSFSQKANLMRHQLIHTREGPYICTECGESYSAIRHLKRHQLSHAGERPHVCTKCGKNFTRKSSLNRHQEIHANDRPYAVVAAENLTVVYEIMQVPL